The DNA window ATAGTAGTGTCATCAGCTAATTGGGATAATTTGAATATTCTTCCAAATATGTTTATACCTTCAAATTCAGCTTTTTTTATATGTAGGGCCATAATTTGTGtaactaataaaaacaaaaatggagaCAAAGGGCTACCCTGCTGTATACCTCGATTGATCTCAAATCTACCACTAGTACCTACTGATAATTTGACTGAACTATTACATCCATTGTAAATAGTTCTAACAGCTTTCTGAAAATATTCCCCAAAACCAAAATATTTAACACATCTGAACATAAACTCATGACCAACAGTATCAAATGCTTTGTAAAAATCTATGAATAAGATATATGAATCAGTTGGTATATAACAATTGTAATCAATCATATCTAAAATTAACCTAATGTTATTGCTTATATGCCTCCCAGTcataagttacattttcggtaggtgtaacattttcggtagtgacacacCCTCCCACTGACAAATCCAGGCTGTGCgtggagatcatgtgatatctggtactgcctccatggcgtaagtttgcataacgtcatgtccggaCTCACTTGCAGAGATCACGTGTTTACGTCCCTGtagtggagatcctcctggtgGAGTCTGCAGCCAGATTCTCTTGGCGTCTTTTGCGACACGgctgtttataaacacggaatccgctgtttgtaaacggtccgcattttaccctcacccacATTGGATCATGTCTTTGAAATGCAGCAGAAAGTTTGAAGAAGAATACCTGCTTATACTCCTGATTATCCCAGGTAACATACATCCCGCATAAGAAAAGCTTGATCTGCGGCTGTTGTAAGATTATTATGGTCAAAACGACCGTATTTACAATGAAAGCGAAGGTGTAAACTCATCTTATGCACCTGTTACTTTAGTTTTAAAATTAGGTATGCGttcaatgtttgttttaaaCTCTAGAAAAAAGTGTAAATAAATACGCGACAAAACTTATTAAACGCGACACGGCTTGATGACCCACTTTAACAGTACTGTAGTGCCGACGGGGGTCAGTACGAAcaggtgttctgacaaaacatcctacctgtcgagacgtgctatcgagcctttctgcgcatgtgcgcagttccaccgttttgggattagggttaggttttaggggttagagttagggttagggttaaggtaagggtttttgggatgttagggttagggtaagggtaagagttagggttagggctatcgattagcactacggtaggatgttttgataaagtaggacgtttttTCAGAACACCGGCTTGCTTGCGGGCAAAAATATAGGGGAGGCAAATCCGAATATCAAACGAATATAGAATATAAAACCAACTTTACCACGCTGCAAAAGTAGCCCTTGTTGTACTGTTGttgttaatggttgcatttccgCATTGTTGGATTTAGTCGCTAAATGACGCCATCGCCTAAATTGCATAatgtgcatgtaattataatggacgctgtaggagagagaaataatgtcgtgggagagacaaaaggtggttaaaaaacaccctaaatacgtttagaactacaaatgaactttcttctgtcggttcttgttttttttatatcataattCCAACCCTCTTCCTATATCCGGGCTTGGAACAGGTGTTGTGCCAAAAAGTGACTGTCTGCCAGAAACTGATTACGATCCGCGGGAGCGCGCACAGCCTGTTAAGGATGCATCGCAGTTTCTGTGCGACTAAGGCGGGTAATTTCGATATCAAATCgtcttaaaatgcaaaaaatatacagtacatgtatccCCGAGATAACAGCGAAGGTATgtctttgtcagatttaagggtttggtgaatttttaaataaataattgcaatAAGAGTCAAAGGAAGCCATTGTCATGTAAAACGCTTTAAACTAAAGCAGTCCTCGGTCGTAACTGCGTTGTAAAACTGTAACCTTACGTCATGAAACATTGGAAGTTCAAATGCGACACATTTAATGTAGatatatgtttataaatgtCCCTAAGTCTAAATGAGTTTCACTACACAACCGATGCGGATTACTTATTAGATAAAGACAATTCTTCATCTTGCAGTCATATTAAAGAGTCAGTGGATTTTTCCTGCTCTGTACTGCAGTTAGGGTTGCCACCCGTCCTTTAAAATACGGAATCGTCCCGTATTTGAGAATGAAATTGCGCGTCCCGTTTTGAATCAATACGGGACGGGTTTTGTCCcgtatttttttatcatttttttttaaagcagcgtCTCATGCAAATCATCCCACACGCATTTTATGAAGATGCCTCCTTTCCTACTTTTGATTGGGTAATACTTGATGTCATCGTTAGTTTGATTGGTCTTTTTAACTGTCCAGTGAGGAGGGCGGGTCTTTTAAGTAGGGTCTGCAAAGTGTTGGCAGAGAGTAATATTGAAAAAATGGCAGATGCTTCTCCAGGTAACCCCCCGCGTCTTAAAGTTTCAGAGCTTAAACGCAAGCGGCTGCAAAAATACCGCAGAGAGTGGGAGGAAACAAATACTTGGCTGCAGAGTGTTAGCGGAAATTGTTATCAAGCCAACTGCACAATTTGTCGGAGAGCGTTCTCTGTGGCTCATGGTGGTCTGTCAGACGTGCAACAACATGCCTCCGGAGAGCAGCATTCCCGCAATGACAGAGCTCACAAAAATCAAAGCACAGTCAGACAGTTCTTCGTACCCCAAGTCTCTCCCGAAGCAGACATAGTAATGACAGTATAATTATTATCaacataattaattaattaattaattaattgctaaataatgttaaaaatgtgaCCCAGTCTGTGTGAACCTAGCTggagtaatttttttttgtaatttactgtTTTCTACATGAAATAAAGAACGGtatgtgaaaataataaaaatatatgtatttaatattaacTGAGTAAAACCATGTCAACAACTGAAATCACAGTGAAATGAATGGCTAAAATCAAACTTTATCTCAGAATTAGATTTGGCCTGGTTTTCACACACTGGGTCACAAATTGTAATTCGTAAAAATTCTGTAAATACAATGTAAGTGGATCGCATTCCAATGTAATATTATGATTTGTTTGTTAAGGTTAAGTCAGACACATAAGCATTAATTTATTACatgaaacattacatttaatacattaataaacaacaTAATGCCCATGTAAAGAAAATAGGGGATGTGGCCCCCCTGCAGTATGCGTtccttatttttttgtattaaaagtgGTAACCCTAACTGCAGTATCAGTTATCCAGTCCTTTTTACCACTTCAAACACCTGTATAGGAGCAGTATAACCAGTACAATGTAGTttacccattgccaaaaagtgattaaagTCAAAACCTTTTTACTGAATGGTTCTTTCTGCCTGACTTTAATtgttttacactcttctgggttgtatgtacatgattagtaaacaattaacccatttttaccactttaaacatCTCAATATGACCAGTGtacaatgcagttcacccattgccaaaaagtgattacactcaatatctctttactgaatggctctttctgcctaattttaatttctttacactcttctgggttatatttacaggattagtaaacatctaacccatttttatgacttAAAACACCTCTATAGGATCAGTATAAtgtagttcacccattgccaaaaagtgattacactcaatatctctttactgaatggctctttctgtctgatttaaaattttttacactcttctgggttgtatgtacatgattagtaaacatctaacccatttttatgactttaaacatctctataggaccagtataatgtagttcacccattgccaaaaagtgattacactcaatatctctttactgaatggctctttctgtctgatttaaaaaattttacACACTTCTGAGTTGTATgtacatgattagtaaacatctaacccatttttatgactttaaacacctctataggacccGTATAACCAGTACAACGcagttaaccctaaccctaaccctaaccctattgccaaaaagtgattacagtcAAAATTGTTACAGTAATTGTCTTAttactgaatggctctttcTCTTCTGGGTTATATTTACAGGATTAGATTTCTTAAGTTTAGGAGCGTTCTTATCTTCGATAAATGTGGTTGGACATAGGTTTTTCTTAATATTTCCCCAAAAAACATAgatgcaaaaaaatacaaatcaaaACAACTTTGTATTACTTTCAAcgtgtttatttttcaatacttagtgctaaaataaaaacagatgctTGTAAGACCAAAATATTAAAAACTATATACATGCAAAAAGAactaatatactgtatgtacaagACACCAGGGTGAAGAATAGATTTTACTGGCAGGTAAAATTTTTGCCTTAGTTTCCCCTAATGGGTCTAACAAAAGGCTTCTCGTCTCTCCTGGTATAATCACCTACACATGTTAGAGTTGCAATTAATTACATCATTATGTAGGACCTGTTTGTGTGCCACATAAATGCATTAATACAATTTTTGACCAAAACTGTAAACCCTGGACTAAGAATGCCATTTCAAAATATCATATACCATAATTATGACATGTGAATGATTGTACATACAGTCTAATGTAGTGAAACTTTCCTTTTCAGATTAATTTGGACAGTCTGAAAAGCAACACTActgtttatataaaataaataaataaatagaaaaagtTAAATTGAATTAGATGTTTACTAATCctgtaaatacaacccagaagagtgtaaaaacaattaaagtcagacagaaagagccattcagtaaagagatattgagtgtaatcactttttggcaatgggtgaactacattatactggtcctatagaggtgtttaaagtcataaaaatgggttagatgtttactaatcctgtaaatacaacccagaagagtgtaaaaaCAATTAGTCAGAcagaaagagccattcagtaaagagatattgagtgtaatcactttttggcaatgggtgaactacattacactggtcctatagaggtgtttaaagtcataaaaatgggttagttgtttactaatcatgtaaatatatataacaaGAGGCCTATAAAGTTAAACTGAAGCAGAAAATGTATGTCAGTAAAAAGGTATTgactgtaatcactttttggcaatgggtgaactgcattgtaCTGGTCCTACAGTATAGAGATGTTTAAAGCCATAAAAATGGGTTAGatgtttactaatcatgtaaatacaacccagaagagtgtaaaacaATTAAAGTCAGGCAGAAATAGCCATTCAGTATAAAGGTTTtgattttattcactttttggcaatgggtgaactgcattgtactggttatactggtcctatagaggtgtttaaagtggtaaaaagGACTGGATAGTTGATACTGCAGCACAGAGTAGGAAAAATCCACTGACTCTTTAATATGACTGCAAGATGAagaattgtatttatttaataagtAATCCACATCGGTTGTGTAGTGAAACTCATTTAGACGTAGgaacatttataaacatatgTCTACATTAATGTGTCGCATTTGAACTTTCATGGCTTCATCACATAAGGTTACAGTTTTACAACGCAGTTACGACTGAGGACTGCTTTAAAGCGTTTTACATGACAATGGCTTCCTTTAACTCTTattgcaattatttatttaaaatttccccaaacccttaaatctgacaaagacATACCTTCACTATTAGCTCGGggatacatgtactgtatactttTTGTACTTTAAGACGATTTGATATCGAAATTACCCGATTTAGTCGCACAGAAACTGCGATGCATCCTGAACAGGCTGTGCGCGCTCCCGCGGATCGTAATCAGTTTCTGGCAGACAGTCACTTTTTGGCACAACACCTGTTAAAGTGACCCGAAAGAGACACTCTGGCGGAATTACTTGTTCTTAAAAACTGTCATACTTCGCGGAGTTTTTGGCAATAAACCAGGGCAGGATCGGCCAGTGGTGgcttcgcgcatgcgcaattcGTTTGCAGTCTGGACGCGGAAAGGTGAACGTCTCCTGCAgctgctctgactgcagctgggtGGGGCTGCTGCGTGAGGACTGTCCGCCTATGAATGCTGTGGGACGGGAGGGGAGCCCACGGTAGCACCCGCTGCTCGGTAAGGAGAGTAAGAACGATACGTGCttccacgtcagagtctccaaaagtctccaataacactagaaaaagtcgctagatttgtcgctagtcgcttttttgaaaacgagtcgcccgagaggtctaaaaactcgctaaatatagcgacaaagtcgctaagttggcaacactgccggtgttctgtcgaaatatgctgccttgtcgaaaaatgctaccgtagtgctaatagatagccctaaccctaactcttaccctaaccctaaccctagccccccaaaacccctaaaacccttaccttaaccctaacccctaaaacctaaccctaatcccaaaacggtggaactgcacatgcgcagaaaggctcgatagcacgtctcgataggtagtagttttcgacagaacaccggtgtTGTGTctaaaaatactacctatcgagacgtgctatcgagcctttctgcgcatgtgcagttccactgtcttgggattagggttaaagtaagggttttagggggttagggttagggctatcgattagcactacggtagcattttttgacaaagcagcatatatcgacagaacaccggcaggGAAATCTGCTCGGCCTTCGCTGTTCTCGCGATCTGTCGGTTTGCCCGACGGTACCATGTATACTTTCGCAAACGATAAACACAATTCGTATCGTCTCGTCCTACCCGTTTTTTACACTTGATGCTTGTAGCTCGTCGTTAAGCCTCCCGTTTGTCCGGTCATCGTTAGTCTAGTAATTGAAATCAGATCTTCTTATTGTGTGTGCCCTCCCGTGTTCCAGTCTTCCTGTTTTGATTCTTCGCGATCCAGGTTATTCATAATGTCTGTTCTGATCTGTTCCTAGGGCTCTGGGGAATTTTGCAGGAAAATCAATTAGACATATTGTAGGCGGCCACTGAGGGCGCCATCTTCTGGGGGGGCGCCATATTAGCAAACAGCCCGTTTCACTTTGTGTTGGATGGGGAGCACCGGCTGTGAAACTTGCCCAGGGTGTCTTATGGGCTTAGAATAGTATAGCACTTAATGCATGGGACTGTttctgtaatttttaaaaaatacatttatgtgACATCTGCGGGATTTGAAAAAATATACAGAGAAACCGGCTTCGTTAAATGTAGATATGGCGGTAACATTCTAAGAGTGTAACGTAGGCATGGCGCTGACATTATGAGTCTAACGTGTCACCTGTGTGATTTCAGGGCTGCTGGGTCAGGAAGGGAAGACAGTGACCATCACAGAGAGACTGGGGAACAGTGTTACTCTGCATACTGGTGTTACTGGCTCCTTTATAGCTACTGCTTCCATTATTGTGTGGACATGTAATACTTCCACAACAATAGCTAAATCAGTTAATGGGGAGATTGAAACCAACATCAGTGAGAGATTCAGAGAGCGGCTGCAGCTGGACCCACAGACTGGATCTCTCAGCATCACAAACATCAGCACCAGTGACGCTGGGATTTACCAGCTACAGATCATAAATGGACAAATACTGAACAGAGAATTTACTCTAGAAATATACTGTAAGTGTTACTAATTATCAGTTTAATActtcattacatttttatatggCTTTCCCATTCCAGTCTTATAAAGGTTAAACTTCCTGTTCACTCCAGTATCTTTATTCCTTCCAGTCTCGTTCTGGTTCTGACCCATTCTTCTTATTGCCATAAGCCTGCTCTCTCAGCAGGTCTGTAGATAATCTGCTCTCCTGTTTACTCACAGATCCAGTGAACAGGCCACACATAACATCCTTACAAGGTGACCGTCTGTCTGATACTGATCTACACATGATCTGCTCTTCATGTCTGAGAGATCTGATCACATGATGGGGTCCTTTGAGGCGTCTCTGTGATTCACTttcatatttattacatttagcATGACACTACCCATGTGACgcgtctctctctcctcctcacaTCTCCAGCATCCAGTCGCTCATCAGTCCGACCTTCAGCCAGGGGGAGCTGCTGGGTTCTGTGCTCTGTAGAGAACGGGAGAGACGTCACCCTGTCCTCGTACAGAGGGAATGAGACACTGAACCAAATCAGCAGCCCTGACCTCAGCACcagcctgtctctctccctggAGGTCTGGGAGGACAGTCCTGCCTACAGCTGTGTGGCCACCAACCTAGTCAGCGAAGAGGCTGCAGAGGGGAACATCAAACAGCTGTGTGCTGAGCTGGGTAGGTCTCAGAGCAGAGGGTCCCTCATGGTCTGCTGCTGGACACTAACACAGCTTCTCCTCTCCAATAACTTACTGCAGATACATTGTGACAGATTGCAAACAATGAGACCAAAGTAACAATACAGTATTTAGCGTGTCTGTACCAACTTCTCCATTTATTTCAGCACTTAATCTTTCACtgcattcatatttatttattcaactaGTAGCTCAAAAATGTACAGATGGTATCTTCTGTTTGCACCCATTTACTACATGGTCACAGTGACAAGCtcacagacagagggagagcaAGCAAACATGCAGAGTTTGGTGTAGATAAGGTGCAAACCACCAAGCCACTGCGCTACACTAAGTACATAAAACACAAAGGTAAATAAAGACAAGACAAAGAATAGGtggtctgtacctgtctgtcaGGTGCAGAGATTGATTGTACTGGATATAAATGACAAACGGTTACCTGTTACCTAATGCAGGTCCATTATGGAACCTCTTCTGATTTGCTGAAATTCTTACAAACTGAGTGAATCTCCTTGTTTGTTCAGGACCTTCACCGACACCAAGGATTTACGTTATACCTGCAGTGTTGATCCCTACAGTTGTGATCCTAACTGGATTCATTTATCTTATATATAAATCCAAAAAATCCAGGAAAATTGAAGGTAAGAATGTTCAGCTTTAACAATGAGTTCTGTCACCTACAGCAATAAGTGATATGCATTTATTTGTCATAGTGCttttatactgtattattaATGTGCTTTTTTCTTCATATAATTACACATAGTCAAATGTCCTCACTTTGCATGTTAAGGAGTAACGTTTCTGCCCTTGCTCAGGTGACCTAGTAacaggggcatggataccctggcagattcagggggcccaacaCTGTACAGAGGCCCTTCTATACCTAAGGGAGGTGGCCCAATGTGagattttgtcagggggcctaGAATCTCTAGCTGTGCCGCTGCCTAGGAGTGAGTTCTGTGCATAGAAGAATAACTTTGCTTGATTCTGTCTGCAGAAAGTGAGAACTCCACAGATGCAGGCAGTGATCAGGTGACGTACGCAGACATTGACACTGGGAGGACAAACACGCAGCTTTTGGTAAGAGCTGCACGCAGAGTCACCCTGTCGTCTCTGTGTGTTATTTTTATGCACGTCTTTGAAATACAAACATGGCTGCTCTTCCCCAGCCCTCAAAGGCTCTCCATCTCTGTGCCTCTATACCATCTTTTGATGTGGTTGTTTGGTAAAGGGGGAGGTGCAGTAATTATAAACCTTTCAGAAGAGATTGAATTTCTGAGGCCCAGAGGCGGTGACAACTGAAAGCCATATTCAGCTTGCATTTCAAAACTCTGGCTGTGTTTGAATTCAGGGGCTTCATACTTCGAAGAACTCGCTCTGTATAGCCTTTTGAAGGTCCTCGGAATGCATCTTGTGTACACACTAGACCGCATCTGAAGGAGCCGCTGAAATGGAACGGCCTTGTCACACTGTTATCACGCATTAGCTCTTCGAATGCAGCCTTAGACAGATGCAGCCCCGGAATTCAGACACAGCCTCAGTCTCTTCTGATGTCAAACTTCAGGAATCTGAACCAGGATACCCTGAGGGGCGGCTCCCTCTTCCTGCCTGTCCTTACTGTGTGTTTCCTTCCTGCAGGGGGAGTCCAGCACAGAGGCAGAATACCGCACCGTGTACGCAGCTCTCAGATGACAGTGCATCTGCGTACCAGCATGGGGCAGCTGAACAGCACAACAAGATTCCTTAGAGCAGGGGTCGGCAACCCTAGGCACGCTGACGATGATCACaatagagacctgcactcccgcgggacccaacacaccgagtgcggcgcgggacaagatttgatgggtgaatgcgggtgcgggcggtaaggtcctcatgtatgtgcgggttgcgggagaatagaattattcgcgggactcccgcaaaatggaattatcataaaattaatttattaaaaacaagtactctattatttatctactgcacaaaagcaacaagaacgactaaattaaaggCTAACGCTCTGAAGCAGTATTAGgccaaatgcttttctgtttgaccacttgagaaatcaacatttattattattttgtttcattgcaatattattagcctatttctaactgttctgagtgtatttctatgttctgaaaagctcttCGTTcatgtccatgttcatcattccatttaattaaactcaaataaaatgaaacatatttgtttattttccgtttcttttttatatatactcaaaagggaagaaagtgaaacaaataacagagtagcgggaagaagtggtaaaaataaatctacttatatgtttacctgcgggattttgcgggtGGGAAccgggacaaaacttgaatactgcgggtgggagcgggagaaaataatatatattttttgcgggagcaggacagaatcttgcgggagcgggcaggagcgggactgaaaaattcGTCCCGTGCAGGTCTCTAGATCACAACCCTAAttattaaacacattaaaatttCTCACACGTCTTCTATGATGTTGAAATGTCATTGGCTGTTGCTTGGCGCACCTGCTGCTTTAGTTTGACTACTCGATGGtagccccccccctctcccccccagTCGTTAACATGGCACGCAGACtaacaagaaaatatataattggcactccatgtcaaaaaggttgccgacccctgCCTTAGAGCCTTTAAAGGCTGTTTGGTCCATCTGCTGATGATCTGGGGACATGTACCTGTAAACTGTAACTAGCTATTTGTATTTCAGCCAGGGTTATGAAATGTTGATTTTGTCCCTACAGACACAGATTCAGTCACTACACCAAGCCCCGATGGAGTGAGCAAACACATTCAGAAGAGCTTAATTAGGTCCCTCAGCTCGTTAACGCTAACGGGAATCCGTGTGACTGCAGGTGAATGAACACAGCAGGTGGACAACATGACGAGGTTCACTTACTGCTGGAATAAGCATGAGACGCCTGAGCTCAGCAACTTTGAATGTGGTGTTTGGTTAGTGCCTGATTTACTGCGTCCAGAATTTCACCTCCCaaggattttcacacactacagtgtCTAGAGCTTACGGAGGGCAGTGAAGTGAAACGCATCCAGTCAGCAGCAGTTCTGTGGGTGAAATCAAAGGAGAATCGCCAGATTCTTTATAGCTGACAGGAAGGACACATGATCTCACACAGGTCTACTTTGCGTTCTCTTTTAGAGTATTTTACACAGTGAAAAATAAATTACCACTGAAGAACTGCAAGTTCAGTTACTGTCGTGTTAGATATTTATAGTCTGTTGTGTATACTGGTTTCCACCTGGTTACCATGACCACAGGCCGGGGGTTATTTACATTATCTAGCTTCCTTtgcagaagaaaaagaaaatgaactctgaaaacaaaaacactgacaAATTCTACACCTTACTCCCTATCCAAACAACAGCATACAACATAAGCTCGCAAAACAAAAATGGCAGTCACTCCTTATgcacctgacacacacacagatcaaaGTGTCCGAGGGCCGCGCAAAGACGTTAACCAAAAACCGGGCGAGAGTTCGAAACCAAATAAGCAAGTAAACCAAGGGCAAAGCTAAAATCAGAAATCCAATAAACCAAACAAGTCATACACAGTaattatggaatattatttagcacttaagaacataagaaatttacaaacgagaggaggccattcagcccatcaagctcgtttggggagaacttaactaatagctcagagttgttaaaatcttatctagctctgatttaaaggaacccatggttttagcttccactacactagcaggaagactattccatactctaactacacgctgtgtaaagaagtgcttcctcaaattttttaaaaatgttcttccgctaatttccacttatggccacgagttctagtatttcgactaatattgaaatagtcatttggctgaacagcatccagacccgttagaatcttatagaccagaatcatatccccccttagtctcctttgctcaaggctaaacagattcagttccgctaacctctcctcataacacattcctctaagaccaggaatcattctcatagctcttcgttgcaccttttctaaggcagcaatgtccttcttgaggtatggtgaccaaacctgcacacagtattctaggtggggtcttaccaaggaattatataagtgtaacatcacctcccttgacttaa is part of the Paramormyrops kingsleyae isolate MSU_618 chromosome 25, PKINGS_0.4, whole genome shotgun sequence genome and encodes:
- the LOC140577603 gene encoding T-lymphocyte surface antigen Ly-9-like, translating into MSLKCSRKFEEEYLLILLIIPGLLGQEGKTVTITERLGNSVTLHTGVTGSFIATASIIVWTCNTSTTIAKSVNGEIETNISERFRERLQLDPQTGSLSITNISTSDAGIYQLQIINGQILNREFTLEIYYPVNRPHITSLQASSRSSVRPSARGSCWVLCSVENGRDVTLSSYRGNETLNQISSPDLSTSLSLSLEVWEDSPAYSCVATNLVSEEAAEGNIKQLCAELGPSPTPRIYVIPAVLIPTVVILTGFIYLIYKSKKSRKIEESENSTDAGSDQVTYADIDTGRTNTQLLGESSTEAEYRTVYAALR